A single genomic interval of uncultured Sphaerochaeta sp. harbors:
- a CDS encoding pentapeptide repeat-containing protein, giving the protein MFSFKTCSHPLCHTYVCNEGSHCYRHSENQDELYQDCLDRLTGSNDIVDYSLTGSEFDNLTLGKKTISASNMAWCTFRGVDFSQVTLLNSFFDFCLFEKCKFNSIISRYSVFSGSKMIDCDFSGSMIMHTNFSGIDTLRCSFGDCDLYFSTFNSSFLRDTDFEDCNLKKADFVYTDRRRVSFRYSNWEEARF; this is encoded by the coding sequence ATGTTCAGTTTTAAAACGTGCTCTCACCCACTCTGCCATACCTATGTATGCAATGAAGGCAGCCATTGTTATCGCCACAGCGAGAACCAAGACGAACTCTACCAGGATTGTCTTGATCGGCTAACCGGCAGCAACGATATTGTTGACTATTCTTTGACTGGTAGTGAGTTTGACAACCTAACCTTGGGCAAGAAAACCATTTCTGCCTCCAACATGGCTTGGTGCACTTTTCGAGGTGTGGATTTCTCACAAGTCACCTTACTCAACAGTTTTTTCGATTTTTGTCTCTTCGAAAAGTGCAAATTCAACAGTATCATCTCCCGCTACAGTGTATTTTCCGGTAGTAAGATGATCGACTGTGATTTCTCAGGTAGCATGATCATGCATACCAATTTCAGTGGAATTGACACACTTCGTTGTTCATTCGGAGACTGTGACCTCTACTTTTCGACCTTCAATTCAAGTTTCCTCAGGGATACTGATTTTGAGGATTGCAACTTGAAGAAAGCCGACTTTGTCTATACTGACAGGAGACGCGTCTCCTTCCGCTACTCCAATTGGGAGGAGGCACGCTTTTGA
- a CDS encoding V-type ATP synthase subunit A — translation MANTSGRVLGVNGNMVTVEFDSAIAKNEVGYIHVGDDRLKGEVIRINGNTASLQVFEMTGGIRVGDTVEFSGEMLSVALGPGLLQQIYDGLQNPLPELAKQCGFFLQRGVYLDAIPNNDWEFTPVAKVGDHLRPGDTFGTVPEGLFTHQIMIPFNLADTDWKVVSIKEKGSYGVRDTICTVEDAKGNKKDLSMIFTWPVKKAIKLYEERLRPDETLVTKIRIIDTFLPVAKGGTYCTPGPFGAGKTVLQHMTSRNADVDIVIIAACGERAGEVVEVLKEFPELVDPKTGRSLMERTIIICNTSSMPVASREASVYTAVTLAEYYRQMGLSVLLLADSTSRWAQAMREMSGRLEEIPGEEAFPAYLESRIAEFYERAGKVRLRDGRIGSVTIGGTVSPAGGNFEEPVTQATLKVVGAFHGLSRERSDARKYPAIDPLTSWSKYEGIIKQAKVEYARNILRRGNEVNQMMKVVGEEGTSVSDYITYQKSELIDAFYLQQNSFDPVDASVPPERQKHTFEVLFKVLATEFDLEDKKHVRSFFNTLRQKFLDWNNVETKSERFTQIEGEILALYQGKQRSVDPDAEQLI, via the coding sequence ATGGCAAATACAAGTGGGCGTGTCTTAGGCGTCAACGGGAATATGGTAACAGTCGAGTTCGACAGTGCTATTGCAAAGAATGAAGTCGGATATATCCATGTTGGTGATGATCGCCTCAAGGGTGAGGTAATCCGTATCAATGGGAATACGGCTTCCCTGCAGGTCTTCGAAATGACTGGTGGAATCCGCGTTGGGGATACAGTAGAGTTCTCCGGCGAGATGTTGAGTGTTGCCTTGGGGCCCGGGCTCTTGCAGCAGATCTATGATGGTTTGCAGAACCCCCTTCCTGAACTCGCAAAACAGTGTGGGTTCTTTCTCCAACGTGGTGTGTACCTTGATGCAATCCCCAACAATGATTGGGAGTTTACCCCTGTAGCAAAGGTGGGAGACCATCTTCGCCCCGGCGATACCTTTGGTACTGTCCCAGAAGGTCTGTTCACCCACCAGATCATGATTCCATTTAATCTAGCAGATACAGATTGGAAGGTTGTAAGCATCAAGGAAAAGGGTAGCTATGGCGTTCGTGATACCATTTGTACCGTAGAGGATGCAAAAGGTAACAAGAAAGACCTTTCCATGATCTTCACCTGGCCGGTCAAGAAAGCCATCAAACTCTATGAGGAGCGTCTACGCCCCGATGAGACCTTGGTGACCAAAATCAGGATCATCGATACCTTCCTCCCTGTTGCCAAGGGTGGTACCTACTGTACCCCTGGCCCGTTTGGTGCAGGAAAGACTGTTCTCCAGCATATGACCAGCCGTAATGCAGATGTGGATATCGTAATTATTGCTGCATGTGGTGAGAGAGCCGGTGAGGTAGTTGAGGTTCTCAAGGAGTTCCCTGAGCTTGTTGACCCGAAGACCGGTCGTTCATTGATGGAACGTACCATCATCATCTGTAATACCTCTTCCATGCCGGTAGCAAGCCGTGAGGCTTCTGTATACACCGCTGTGACACTTGCTGAGTACTACAGGCAAATGGGACTCAGTGTCCTGCTCTTGGCTGACTCCACCAGCCGTTGGGCACAGGCAATGCGTGAGATGAGTGGTCGTCTTGAAGAGATTCCAGGTGAAGAGGCATTCCCAGCCTATCTTGAGAGCCGTATTGCAGAGTTCTATGAAAGAGCTGGAAAGGTACGTCTGCGTGATGGTCGTATCGGTTCGGTAACCATTGGAGGAACAGTCAGTCCTGCTGGTGGTAACTTCGAGGAACCAGTAACACAGGCTACACTCAAGGTTGTTGGAGCTTTCCACGGATTGAGTAGGGAACGCAGTGATGCACGTAAATATCCTGCAATCGATCCGCTCACTTCCTGGTCGAAATATGAGGGTATCATCAAACAGGCAAAGGTCGAGTATGCCCGCAATATCCTGAGAAGGGGTAATGAGGTCAACCAGATGATGAAGGTTGTCGGTGAAGAGGGAACCTCGGTTTCAGACTATATCACCTACCAGAAGAGTGAGTTGATTGATGCTTTTTACCTACAGCAGAACTCCTTCGACCCAGTCGATGCTTCGGTCCCACCTGAAAGACAGAAACATACCTTTGAGGTACTGTTCAAGGTGCTTGCGACTGAGTTTGATCTAGAAGATAAGAAACATGTGCGTTCCTTCTTTAACACGCTTAGACAGAAGTTCCTTGACTGGAACAATGTTGAAACGAAGAGCGAGCGCTTCACACAGATAGAAGGGGAGATTCTTGCCCTGTACCAGGGAAAACAACGTAGTGTTGATCCTGACGCTGAGCAGTTGATCTAA
- a CDS encoding GIY-YIG nuclease family protein: MNKKHLRALYEEQKPPMGVFLLVDASTSQEYLGVSKNFQATKNSLFFRLSVGALANYPSLQNSYSKHGPSIMDFSVLEELDYQEDVSDYRAELDTLLSMMKQTYIHAKEIHV, encoded by the coding sequence ATGAACAAGAAACATCTTAGAGCCCTTTATGAGGAGCAAAAACCACCAATGGGTGTATTTCTTTTGGTTGATGCCAGTACTTCACAAGAGTACCTGGGTGTAAGCAAAAATTTTCAGGCAACCAAGAACTCTCTCTTTTTCCGTCTCTCTGTTGGGGCACTTGCAAACTATCCATCATTACAGAATAGCTATAGCAAGCATGGGCCTTCCATTATGGATTTTTCCGTTTTAGAAGAGCTGGATTATCAAGAGGATGTTTCGGATTATCGTGCAGAACTGGATACCCTGCTCTCCATGATGAAACAAACCTATATACACGCAAAGGAGATACATGTATGA
- a CDS encoding MBL fold metallo-hydrolase, which produces MNIYQHFSVVGFCNTYLVARKEGSDALLIDPGHVDTELINLIEANRYKLKHVLLTHRHPSHTEGLGTLKKIYDVEVHASAFSSYEFLYHPIEDAEVLNLCGLEIEVIHIPGHSLDSMVYKIDHALFTGDTLLCGRIGSTPGYREQALLISSINQKLMTLDENILLFPGHGTASKLRIERMFNHDLLQLGKIETERQNWREDE; this is translated from the coding sequence TTGAATATCTATCAGCATTTCTCAGTCGTAGGTTTCTGTAATACCTATTTGGTTGCCCGTAAGGAGGGCAGTGATGCCCTCTTGATCGACCCTGGACATGTGGATACGGAGTTGATCAACTTGATTGAGGCAAATAGGTACAAATTGAAACATGTACTGCTTACCCATCGACACCCTTCCCATACAGAGGGACTTGGCACCCTGAAGAAGATCTACGATGTGGAGGTCCATGCCTCAGCCTTTAGTAGCTATGAATTTCTCTATCATCCAATTGAGGATGCAGAAGTTCTTAATCTCTGTGGTTTGGAAATTGAGGTCATCCATATACCGGGTCACAGTTTGGACAGCATGGTATATAAAATCGACCATGCATTATTTACTGGTGATACGCTGCTTTGTGGTAGAATAGGGTCAACACCCGGATACCGGGAGCAGGCTCTGCTTATCTCATCCATCAATCAGAAACTAATGACACTCGATGAGAACATACTTCTCTTCCCAGGACATGGCACGGCAAGCAAGTTGAGAATCGAGCGTATGTTCAACCACGATCTTTTGCAGTTGGGCAAGATTGAGACCGAGCGCCAGAATTGGAGAGAGGATGAGTAG
- a CDS encoding Smr/MutS family protein, which yields MNHKSIEELGFFQVLQQIQSMSHAPEGVQVLKTLPFLDTQDELTVRQRQVSAAMKLLSGADRLIIHSFPAIQETLSSLDDPTQGAEGYELLDLARYIRSAEHLYKHMESVQDPDGYFSVLLPLLGEGLPHELVAFADQAENTLDESGQVRNTHPRISALFRQVEAAKSERSRFCAQFIRSNPTAVQTDQEAMRDGRLVIPVRSDRRSQVQGFVSSSSSSGNTVFMEPYTLVEMNNSVMIAQNQILVEIAKILRELNSSARALRTQLNALSTRIGMLDAIFSIALWALETHCTATDLKTKRCNLELARHPLLGRKAVPISIALEEGVRAVVISGPNAGGKTVTIKTVGLFALLNQYCGFIPAKEGSSLPLFDNLFTDIGDEQSIEEELSTFSGHMKQIGYILRNMSERSLVILDELGSGTDPVEGSAIARSVLEFCLEKAKLTLVTSHHGVLKQFAYAKKEVINASMEFNEHSHMPTFRVIQGLPGESHAIDTARYMKLPEEVISRAEQYLGSEAVQIASIIKDLEEKRKELEKQEEKTQKRYYTLQQEVKQLQLKELRVRQREAQLKDEQTTELARFMSAKRKELENLVKTMREGELDKAKRKQVKAYVQSLEDRVQDEQALLEQSEEELSDLEVQNPQEFSEGMEVLCGTAKRLGKILKQQGRNKYLVAIGSMRMTLEGKQLQAIKEQQKKVLVSYHSSTPRPRLMLDLRGYTLEEALSSLEQQIESCLVHGVSQFSVIHGYGDGILSKGISSYLEKHRSIQGFRFATPEDGGMGKTYVQL from the coding sequence ATGAATCACAAGAGTATTGAAGAGCTGGGGTTCTTCCAGGTTTTACAACAGATACAGAGCATGAGTCACGCACCAGAAGGTGTGCAAGTTCTTAAAACGCTTCCTTTTTTAGATACACAGGATGAGCTTACCGTACGTCAGAGACAAGTTTCAGCAGCAATGAAACTGCTCTCAGGAGCCGATAGGCTCATCATCCACTCATTCCCTGCAATCCAGGAAACGCTCTCATCTCTTGATGATCCTACCCAAGGAGCAGAAGGGTATGAACTGCTCGACCTTGCCCGGTATATCCGTAGTGCTGAGCATCTGTATAAGCATATGGAGTCTGTGCAGGATCCTGATGGTTACTTCTCGGTGTTGCTCCCGCTCTTGGGAGAAGGGTTGCCACATGAACTGGTGGCTTTCGCTGACCAAGCTGAGAACACGCTCGATGAGAGTGGTCAGGTAAGAAATACCCATCCAAGGATAAGTGCTCTCTTCCGTCAGGTGGAGGCAGCCAAGAGCGAACGATCCCGCTTCTGTGCCCAGTTCATCAGGAGCAATCCCACTGCAGTGCAAACTGACCAGGAAGCAATGAGGGATGGAAGATTGGTCATTCCCGTAAGAAGTGACCGGAGAAGTCAGGTACAAGGATTTGTATCCAGCAGTTCCAGTTCGGGGAATACCGTATTCATGGAACCCTATACCCTTGTAGAGATGAATAATTCGGTGATGATCGCACAGAACCAGATACTCGTGGAAATAGCGAAGATTCTCAGGGAACTGAACAGCAGTGCAAGAGCACTCAGAACGCAGCTGAACGCTTTATCCACTCGTATTGGCATGCTTGATGCCATATTCTCTATCGCTCTTTGGGCTTTGGAAACACACTGTACCGCCACAGACCTGAAGACAAAACGATGCAACCTTGAGCTGGCCCGACATCCATTGTTGGGCAGAAAAGCTGTTCCTATCTCCATTGCACTCGAAGAAGGTGTACGGGCAGTAGTCATCAGCGGTCCGAATGCTGGAGGAAAGACTGTTACGATCAAGACTGTGGGGTTGTTTGCACTGCTTAATCAATACTGTGGATTCATTCCCGCAAAAGAGGGGAGCAGCCTGCCCTTATTTGACAATCTGTTTACTGATATTGGTGACGAACAATCGATTGAGGAAGAGCTTTCCACCTTCAGCGGCCATATGAAACAGATTGGTTACATTCTCAGAAACATGAGTGAGAGAAGTTTGGTTATTCTCGATGAACTTGGTAGTGGCACCGATCCAGTGGAAGGTTCTGCAATTGCCCGCTCTGTCCTTGAATTCTGTTTGGAGAAGGCAAAACTGACTTTGGTAACGAGTCATCATGGAGTGCTCAAGCAGTTTGCCTATGCAAAGAAGGAAGTGATCAATGCCTCTATGGAGTTCAATGAGCACTCACATATGCCAACCTTCAGGGTTATACAAGGATTGCCGGGAGAGAGCCACGCGATCGATACTGCCCGCTATATGAAACTTCCTGAGGAAGTCATATCTCGTGCTGAACAGTACCTTGGCAGTGAAGCGGTCCAGATTGCTTCCATCATCAAGGATCTTGAGGAAAAACGGAAAGAGCTTGAGAAGCAGGAAGAGAAAACCCAAAAACGGTATTACACGCTTCAGCAAGAGGTGAAACAACTTCAGCTCAAGGAGCTTCGTGTACGTCAAAGAGAAGCACAGCTCAAGGATGAACAAACAACTGAGCTTGCCCGATTCATGAGTGCAAAACGAAAAGAGTTGGAAAACCTTGTAAAGACCATGAGGGAAGGTGAACTGGATAAGGCTAAACGCAAACAGGTGAAAGCGTATGTACAAAGCCTTGAGGACAGGGTGCAAGATGAACAAGCTCTGCTGGAACAGAGTGAAGAGGAGCTTTCAGATCTGGAGGTCCAAAATCCACAGGAGTTCAGTGAAGGCATGGAAGTGCTCTGTGGAACTGCAAAACGATTGGGAAAAATCCTAAAACAGCAGGGAAGGAATAAATATCTTGTCGCGATTGGCTCAATGCGAATGACACTCGAGGGCAAGCAATTGCAAGCAATCAAGGAGCAACAGAAGAAAGTATTGGTGTCCTACCATAGCAGTACTCCGCGGCCTAGACTGATGCTTGACCTGAGAGGGTATACCCTGGAGGAAGCTCTCTCTTCCCTTGAGCAACAGATTGAAAGCTGTTTGGTTCATGGTGTTTCTCAATTTTCCGTCATCCATGGGTATGGGGACGGAATTCTCTCCAAGGGGATTTCCTCGTATCTGGAGAAGCATCGCTCGATACAAGGATTCCGATTTGCCACACCAGAGGATGGAGGTATGGGAAAAACATACGTGCAACTTTAG
- a CDS encoding V-type ATP synthase subunit E, translating to MAQQIQDLVASIRRDGIEAAQKEADQIITDAKAEAASLVEKARKEAAREIEKAHKEIQTRDQSAISSLQQASRDVLLSLKKAIQAELDRILTADIEKAYSSKDLVNVIIKVVSSLSDIGGKELQLSKKDFDQLATSLKKELGDELKKGLEIKAVPSARSGFRVSEKDGSAFYDFSAEETAELLRPFLSPSIQDIVFKAEQ from the coding sequence ATGGCTCAACAGATTCAAGATTTGGTTGCTTCCATCCGCAGGGATGGAATTGAGGCTGCCCAGAAAGAGGCTGATCAGATTATTACTGATGCAAAGGCTGAGGCTGCATCGTTAGTGGAGAAAGCCCGTAAAGAGGCTGCTCGGGAAATCGAGAAAGCTCACAAAGAGATCCAGACGCGGGACCAGAGTGCAATCAGCAGTCTTCAGCAGGCAAGCAGGGATGTACTACTCTCCCTGAAGAAGGCCATACAGGCTGAACTGGACAGGATTCTTACAGCTGATATAGAGAAAGCCTATTCCAGCAAGGACCTTGTCAATGTAATTATCAAGGTTGTTTCTTCCCTTTCAGATATCGGGGGAAAGGAACTGCAGCTGAGCAAGAAAGATTTTGATCAGCTCGCAACATCCCTGAAAAAGGAGCTTGGTGATGAACTCAAGAAAGGTCTTGAGATCAAGGCAGTGCCTTCTGCAAGATCTGGTTTCAGGGTGAGTGAGAAGGATGGTTCGGCATTCTATGATTTCAGTGCAGAGGAGACTGCGGAACTGCTTCGTCCGTTCCTTTCTCCTTCCATCCAGGACATCGTTTTCAAAGCGGAACAATAA
- a CDS encoding DUF6530 family protein: MKIPTSLKHKPVIVVPNYEHVDGKQANESDAKGLSIGLAQWNDRGSVEASAKVWRYTGEKWSRQSEELPLTRALDLAILICRTNLYFQDAYRFPKFYDPDQETIDRIGLQGDAMSVEVCTDNPMIDTDIRLLNDALSQEGERLGERFRVLADMLKQMGY, encoded by the coding sequence ATGAAGATACCTACAAGTTTGAAACACAAGCCCGTTATCGTGGTACCGAACTATGAACACGTTGATGGAAAACAGGCAAATGAAAGTGATGCCAAAGGTCTCTCGATTGGATTGGCTCAGTGGAATGATCGGGGCAGTGTGGAAGCATCAGCAAAGGTGTGGCGTTATACTGGCGAGAAGTGGTCACGCCAGAGTGAAGAACTTCCCCTTACCCGTGCACTTGACTTGGCAATCCTGATATGTAGGACCAATCTGTATTTTCAGGATGCCTATCGATTTCCTAAGTTCTATGATCCAGATCAAGAGACCATTGACCGTATTGGACTGCAAGGGGATGCTATGAGCGTCGAGGTTTGCACAGATAATCCAATGATTGATACCGATATTCGACTGCTCAATGATGCCCTATCCCAGGAAGGGGAACGACTTGGTGAGCGGTTTCGTGTGCTTGCAGATATGTTGAAGCAGATGGGGTACTGA
- a CDS encoding DUF2764 family protein translates to MASYYYLVATLPSLRYDGVLPFTTDTFLSLCKEQVSKAHYLLLEQAVSGVASSHHFLFQYQHFAGMVKKELTEARSRKLSLSDPSYRNDGDKEAKISDTVRQALSSDDVLQAEMLLIRLHWNYLDDLSALHTFDIEGLLSYALKLKMLQRKSLFTREEGNAEFKRLFSNIQTEIENN, encoded by the coding sequence GTGGCTTCCTACTATTATTTGGTAGCAACGTTACCTTCCTTACGGTATGACGGAGTGCTTCCCTTCACAACTGATACCTTTCTGTCGCTCTGCAAAGAGCAGGTAAGCAAGGCTCACTACCTACTTTTGGAGCAGGCGGTAAGCGGTGTTGCATCCTCACATCATTTTCTTTTCCAGTACCAACATTTTGCTGGCATGGTAAAGAAGGAGTTGACTGAGGCAAGAAGTAGGAAACTTTCTCTCTCTGATCCTTCCTACCGAAATGATGGGGATAAAGAAGCCAAAATCAGTGATACTGTGCGTCAGGCTCTTTCCAGTGATGACGTACTACAGGCTGAAATGTTGCTGATAAGGCTGCATTGGAACTATCTGGATGATTTGAGTGCTCTTCATACATTTGATATTGAAGGGCTTCTTTCGTATGCGTTGAAACTGAAAATGTTGCAAAGAAAAAGTCTTTTTACCCGAGAGGAAGGAAACGCTGAGTTCAAGCGTCTCTTTTCCAATATTCAGACTGAGATTGAGAACAATTAG
- the udp gene encoding uridine phosphorylase codes for MSDYMNGTGIQYHLHIKEGDVGRYAILPGDPKRVPLIAKYLDDASLVADSREYVTYTGFLDGEKVSVTSTGIGGPSASIAMEELFKCGSDTFIRMGTCGGIALEVMGGDVVIATGAVRMEGTSREYAPIEFPAVANFEVVSALKEAADQLGKRSHLGVVQCKDSFYGQHDPSLMPVSYDLINKWEAWKRLGVLASEMESAALFVVAAHLGVRCGSDFFVVGNQERELLGMENPKLHDTEDAIRVTIQGVRNLIKKDKAKANKS; via the coding sequence ATGTCAGACTATATGAACGGAACAGGTATTCAATACCATTTGCATATCAAAGAGGGCGATGTAGGTAGATATGCCATTCTTCCTGGTGATCCGAAGCGGGTGCCACTGATTGCTAAGTATCTTGATGATGCGTCTCTGGTGGCTGATAGCAGGGAATATGTTACCTATACAGGGTTCCTGGATGGGGAGAAGGTATCGGTTACCTCCACTGGTATTGGTGGCCCTTCGGCCTCCATTGCAATGGAAGAACTCTTCAAATGTGGAAGTGATACATTCATCCGCATGGGTACCTGTGGTGGTATCGCCTTGGAAGTGATGGGCGGTGATGTCGTGATTGCTACCGGTGCTGTAAGAATGGAAGGAACCAGCAGGGAGTATGCACCTATAGAATTTCCTGCTGTAGCTAACTTTGAGGTTGTATCAGCATTGAAAGAGGCTGCCGACCAACTTGGAAAAAGAAGTCACCTGGGTGTCGTACAATGCAAGGACTCCTTCTACGGTCAGCATGATCCTTCCCTGATGCCGGTCAGCTATGATCTGATTAATAAGTGGGAGGCTTGGAAACGACTTGGTGTCTTGGCAAGCGAGATGGAGAGTGCTGCTCTCTTTGTGGTTGCTGCACACTTGGGTGTTCGCTGTGGTAGTGATTTCTTTGTGGTGGGTAACCAGGAGCGTGAACTCCTGGGTATGGAGAACCCAAAGCTCCACGATACCGAGGATGCCATACGAGTAACAATCCAAGGGGTTCGTAATCTTATCAAAAAAGACAAGGCGAAGGCGAACAAATCCTAG
- the rsgA gene encoding ribosome small subunit-dependent GTPase A: protein MQTGLITRGINNIYTVESQGNSYLCRIKGKQLFQVTDEYNPLAVGDQVFFVLTNEGEGLITERLERRNCFQRWNAKKGCNQTVVANMDLVVCVSSVESPPFRPRFIDRVIACSRKAPVMIILNKSDILLTEEEHERFSLYGKLGYQTMAVSAANGENLDRLHEVLKGKTVAFVGQSGVGKSTLINRLLGVEQKTGEISHKYNRGRHTTNHALLLHGPDFTIADTPGVREFLVPHTDPHELSDAFPEFAEFAGSCTYEGCLHQGEPGCKVMEAVEQDLIHYDRYESYLRMLASLDEKKPEWMGKNDRSKSWVKRMERDESQEY from the coding sequence ATGCAAACAGGCCTGATAACCAGAGGGATCAACAACATTTATACGGTGGAGTCTCAAGGGAACTCCTATCTTTGCCGTATCAAGGGAAAACAGTTGTTCCAAGTTACCGATGAGTACAATCCACTTGCCGTAGGGGACCAGGTATTTTTTGTCCTTACCAATGAGGGAGAGGGTTTGATCACGGAACGGCTCGAGAGACGTAACTGTTTCCAGCGCTGGAATGCGAAGAAAGGATGTAATCAGACCGTGGTAGCCAACATGGATTTGGTCGTCTGTGTAAGCAGTGTTGAAAGTCCTCCTTTCAGGCCACGATTCATCGACCGGGTAATAGCTTGCTCCCGTAAAGCACCGGTTATGATTATCCTGAACAAGAGTGACATCCTTCTCACAGAGGAAGAACATGAGCGCTTTTCCCTTTACGGTAAACTTGGGTATCAGACGATGGCGGTCAGTGCTGCCAATGGAGAGAATCTTGATCGATTGCATGAGGTTCTTAAGGGTAAGACAGTGGCATTTGTCGGACAGAGTGGGGTTGGAAAATCAACGTTGATCAACCGATTGCTGGGAGTAGAGCAAAAGACAGGGGAAATCTCCCATAAGTATAATCGTGGTCGGCATACCACCAATCATGCTCTGTTGTTGCATGGTCCTGATTTTACGATTGCAGATACGCCTGGGGTAAGGGAGTTTCTCGTACCACACACCGATCCCCACGAATTAAGCGATGCTTTTCCTGAGTTTGCGGAGTTTGCAGGCTCATGTACGTATGAAGGATGCCTGCATCAGGGAGAACCTGGATGCAAGGTGATGGAAGCAGTGGAACAGGATCTCATTCACTACGATAGATATGAGAGCTATCTCAGGATGCTTGCTTCCCTTGATGAAAAGAAACCTGAATGGATGGGAAAGAATGACCGTTCAAAATCCTGGGTCAAACGAATGGAGAGAGATGAATCACAAGAGTATTGA
- a CDS encoding RluA family pseudouridine synthase yields the protein MGVKEGRLDLVVEPLEHPLRLDVYVASHSDLISRSTLSEADTTIELNGKTSKKSKLVKEGDNIAIHFSQSFFEGIEGEDIPLNVLYEDEDLLAINKEQGMVVHPANGNMEHTLVNALVHRYGKQFCEELQDEDEGEDEVDLSSPAVRPGIVHRLDKDTSGVLVIARNRTSHRHLSAQFKDRTTKKIYIALVRGVFKQRQGIIEKHLKRDPKDRKKFTTCADDEGRYAKTEYQVLRQYRGFALLRITLHTGRTHQIRVHLSKEGHPIIGDPIYGKDDGQTLMLHALILELDSPSKGKRLRFVAAMPERFLSYVRSTHPLSNSGARSQSCPTAKDRG from the coding sequence ATGGGCGTTAAGGAAGGTAGGTTAGACCTCGTTGTAGAACCCTTGGAACATCCCCTTCGTTTGGATGTCTATGTTGCAAGCCATAGTGACCTCATCTCACGTTCTACCTTGAGTGAAGCAGACACCACGATTGAGCTCAATGGCAAGACAAGCAAGAAAAGCAAGCTTGTCAAGGAAGGTGATAATATTGCCATCCACTTCAGTCAGTCATTCTTCGAAGGAATTGAAGGGGAAGATATTCCACTCAACGTCCTGTATGAGGATGAGGATCTTCTTGCTATCAACAAGGAACAAGGGATGGTGGTACACCCTGCAAATGGAAATATGGAACATACCCTGGTCAATGCATTGGTCCATCGCTACGGCAAACAGTTCTGTGAGGAACTGCAGGATGAAGATGAAGGTGAGGATGAAGTAGACCTCTCCAGTCCTGCAGTTCGTCCCGGTATAGTGCATCGCTTGGACAAGGATACCAGTGGAGTCTTGGTAATTGCCCGAAACAGGACAAGCCACAGGCATCTTTCTGCACAGTTCAAGGACCGAACGACGAAGAAAATCTATATTGCCTTGGTAAGAGGAGTTTTTAAGCAGAGACAGGGTATCATAGAGAAACATCTGAAACGTGATCCCAAGGACCGAAAGAAATTCACCACATGTGCTGATGATGAAGGAAGATATGCCAAGACAGAATATCAGGTTTTGAGACAGTACCGTGGGTTTGCACTCTTGAGGATTACCCTCCACACAGGACGAACCCACCAGATCAGGGTGCATTTAAGCAAGGAAGGTCACCCGATCATTGGCGATCCTATCTATGGGAAGGATGATGGTCAGACCTTGATGTTGCACGCCTTGATTCTTGAACTTGACAGCCCATCAAAAGGAAAGAGATTACGTTTTGTTGCCGCAATGCCTGAACGATTTCTCTCTTATGTACGCTCTACTCATCCTCTCTCCAATTCTGGCGCTCGGTCTCAATCTTGCCCAACTGCAAAAGATCGTGGTTGA